The Malus domestica chromosome 06, GDT2T_hap1 genome has a segment encoding these proteins:
- the LOC103436722 gene encoding uncharacterized protein: MRGSMVVRLALIFTILSMAASIDDKCTACNAVAEELELGLSNEKPRNHLDMRHRLDSTGQRRGKVIDYRVSELRAVELLDGLCDKMQEYTLHKKEWVKVDSWDNLTISKQEAKAYSKDLSTYCGRLLEDTEDELTELIKKGSVRVGDVSKVLCQDLSKHCSRASVSNGSDGEL; the protein is encoded by the exons atgagagggTCAATGGTGGTGAGGTTGGCTTTGATCTTCACCATTTTGTCGATGGCTGCTTCCATCGACGACAAATGCACTGCGTGCAATGCGGTCGCG GAGGAGCTTGAGCTGGGACTTTCCAAC gaaaaacccagaaaccattTGGATATGAGACACCGTTTGGACTCTACCGGTCAACGGAGAGGAAAGGTAATCGATTACAG AGTCAGCGAGCTAAGAGCGGTTGAACTCCTCGATGGACTTTGCGATAAGATGCAGGAATACACTCTTCACAAG AAAGAGTGGGTCAAAGTGGATAGCTGGGATAACCTCACGATAA GTAAACAAGAAGCTAAAGCATATTCAAAGGATTTGTCGACCTATTGTGGAAG ATTACTTGAGGATACAGAAGACGAG TTGACTGAATTGATAAAGAAGGGGTCTGTTAGAGTAGGGGATGTAAGCAAGGTCCTATGTCAAGATCTGAGTAAACACTGCAGCAGGGCAAG TGTCTCGAATGGATCAGATGGAGAACTTTGA
- the LOC103409404 gene encoding glyceraldehyde-3-phosphate dehydrogenase B, chloroplastic, with translation MASHAALASSRVPANTRLPSKPSHSFPTQCFSKRLEVGEFSGLRSSSCVTYASNGREQSFFDTVAAQLTPKTAGPTPVRGETVAKLKVAINGFGRIGRNFLRCWHGRKDSPLEVIVVNDSGGVKNASHLLKYDSMLGTFKADVKIVDNETISVDGKPVKVVSSRDPLKLPWAEMGIDIVIEGTGVFVDGPGAGKHIQAGAKKVIITAPAKGADIPTYVVGVNEKDYGHDVANIVSNASCTTNCLAPFVKILDEEFGIVKGTMTTTHSYTGDQRLLDASHRDLRRARAAALNIVPTSTGAAKAVSLVLPQLKGKLNGIALRVPTPNVSVVDLVINVAKKGISAEDVNAAFRKAADGPLKGILAVCDVPLVSVDFRCTDVSSTIDSSLTMVMGDDMVKVVAWYDNEWGYSQRVVDLAHLVASKWPGAAVAGSGDPLEDFCQTNPADEECKVYEA, from the exons ATGGCCTCACACGCAGCTCTCGCCTCTTCGCGAGTCCCGGCTAACACCAGGCTTCCCTCCAAGCCCTCCCACTCATTTCCCACCCAATGCTTCTCCAag AGGCTTGAAGTCGGTGAGTTTTCGGGACTAAGATCGAGTTCATGTGTGACCTATGCAAGCAATGGCAGAGAGCAATCCTTCTTCGATACTGTCGCAGCCCAGCTTACTCCCAAG ACTGCGGGACCAACTCCTGTCAGGGGAGAAACAGTGGCCAAATTGAAGGTGGCAATCAACGGATTTGGACGTATTGGCAGAAACTTCCTCCGATGCTGGCATGGCCGCAAGGACTCACCCCTGGAAGTCATTGTTGTTAATGACAGTGGTGGTGTCAAGAAT GCTTCACACTTGCTGAAATACGACTCAATGCTGGGTACTTTCAAAGCAGACGTGAAAATCGTTGACAATGAGACCATCAGCGTTGATGGTAAGCCCGTCAAGGTTGTCTCTAGCAGAGATCCCCTGAAGCTTCCATGGGCTGAGATGGGCATTGACATTGTTATCGAG GGAACAGGAGTCTTTGTCGATGGCCCTGGTGCCGGCAAACATATCCAAGCCGGTGCCAAGAAAGTCATCATTACAGCTCCAGCAAAAGGTGCTGACATTCCTACCTATGTTGTCGGGGTGAATGAAAAAGACTACGGCCACGATGTTGCCAACATTGTAAG CAATGCTTCTTGCACCACAAACTGCCTGGCTCCTTTCGTAAAGATCCTGGATGAAGAATTTG GCATTGTCAAGGGAACCATGACAACTACTCATTCCTACACTGGAGACCAG AGGCTCTTGGACGCTTCACACCGGGACTTAAGGAGAGCCAGAGCAGCAGCACTAAACATAGTCCCTACAAGCACTGGTGCAGCAAAGGCTGTGTCCCTTGTGCTGCCTCAACTCAAGGGCAAGCTAAACGGCATTGCCCTCCGTGTGCCGACACCTAATGTATCGGTGGTTGACCTTGTGATCAACGTTGCAAAGAAAGGTATTTCAGCAGAAGATGTCAATGCAGCCTTCAGAAAGGCAGCGGACGGACCACTTAAGGGCATATTGGCAGTGTGCGACGTTCCTCTTGTGTCTGTGGACTTCAGGTGCACTGATGTTTCCTCCACCATTGACTCCTCCCTGACCATGGTCATGGGTGATGATATGGTCAAGGTGGTGGCCTGGTACGACAACGAATGGGGATACAG CCAAAGGGTTGTGGATTTGGCACATTTGGTTGCAAGCAAGTGGCCAGGCGCCGCAGTAGCGGGAAGCGGAGACCCATTGGAGGATTTCTGCCAGACAAACCCGGCAGACGAGGAGTGCAAAGTCTATGAAGCATAG
- the LOC103436744 gene encoding glutamate receptor 3.3: protein MNLGFRVFGLVFVCVVCWDLPFGFGSSHSSSRPAVVKIGAIFTFESTIGRVAKLAIREAVKDVNSNSSILHGTKLAVNMQSSNCSGFLGMVQALQFMETDIVAIIGPQSSVVAHIISHVSNELQVPLLSFAATDPTLSSLQFPFFVRTTHSDLYQMTAVAEMVDHYGWKDVIAIYIDDDYGRNGVSTLDDKLAERRCRISYKLGIPPGHGATRGDLMDLLVKVSQLESRVIVLHVNTDLGLNVLSVAQYLQMMGDGFVWIATDWLSSLLDSALPLSPEIMDTMQGVLVLRQHTPDSDRKRAFFSKWNKLTGGSLGLHSYGLYAYDSVWLVAHAIDAFFNQGGIISFSNDSRINSVDKGGSLHLEAMSIFDDGPLLLKNILQSSFLGLTGPVKFDSDRSLALPAYDIINVLGTGFRRIGYWCNYSGLSTVPPEMLYSKPPNRSSASQQLYSVVWPGEILSKPRGWVFPNNGKQIRIGVPIRVSYREFVSQVRGTDNMFKGFCIDVFTAAVNLLPYAVPYRFIPFGDGKNNPSYTELVTSIATGVFDAAIGDIAIVTNRTKNVDFSQPYAASGLVVVAPFKKLNSSAWAFFRPFTARMWVVTAASFLVVGIVVWILEHRINDEFRGPPKKQLITILWFSISTLFFSHRENTVSTLGRVVLIIWLFVVLIINSSYTASLTSILTVQHLSSPIKGIESLKSSDEPIGYQVGSFAEHYLSEELGIPKNRLMALGSPQAYARALQLGPKKGGVAAVVDERPYVELFLSSQCKFRVVGPEFTKSGWGFAFPRDSPLAVDMSTAILQLSENGDLQRIHDKWLMQSSCSLDTTELESDRLHLKSFWGLFLICGIACSVALFIYLLQVLNKLRRAEVTQRVSTSPGNSQSGRLKRFLSIIDERKDQSSSGSKRKKIVRSFSDNVTDGKLELKQTEMTARSDINSNN from the exons ATGAATttaggttttagggtttttggattggtgtttgtgtgtgtTGTTTGCTGGGATTTGCCATTTGGATTTGGGTCTTCACATTCAAGTTCAAGACCAGCTGTTGTGAAAATTGGAGCAATTTTCACCTTTGAGTCCACCATTGGAAGAGTTGCCAAGCTTGCCATTCGGGAAGCTGTCAAAGATGTCAACTCCAATTCCAGCATTCTCCATGGCACCAAGCTTGCTGTCAATATGCAGAGCTCCAATTGCAGTGGCTTTCTTGGAATGGTGCAAG CTCTGCAATTCATGGAGACTGATATTGTGGCCATTATAGGCCCACAATCTTCTGTCGTTGCCCATATCATATCCCATGTTTCAAATGAACTCCAAGTTCCCTTATTGTCATTTGCAGCCACAGACCCTACTCTCTCGTCCCTTCAGTTTCCCTTTTTCGTTAGGACAACACACAGTGATTTATATCAAATGACTGCTGTGGCTGAAATGGTTGATCATTACGGTTGGAAGGATGTTATTGCCATTTATATTGATGATGATTACGGACGTAATGGAGTTTCAACTTTAGATGATAAACTTGCCGAAAGGCGCTGTAGAATTTCTTACAAGTTAGGAATTCCCCCTGGACATGGAGCTACCCGGGGTGACCTCATGGATCTTCTTGTTAAGGTCTCGCAATTGGAATCTCGAGTTATAGTTCTTCATGTCAATACTGATTTAGGTCTCAATGTTCTCTCCGTGGCACAATATCTTCAAATGATGGGTGATGGATTTGTGTGGATAGCTACAGATTGGCTATCGTCTCTTTTGGATTCTGCTCTTCCTCTTTCTCCTGAGATCATGGATACGATGCAAGGAGTTCTTGTGCTGCGCCAACACACACCGGATTCTGATAGAAAGAGGGCCTTTTTCTCTAAGTGGAACAAGCTAACTGGTGGTTCCTTGGGACTGCATTCTTATGGGCTTTATGCTTATGATTCTGTTTGGCTGGTTGCTCATGCTATTGATGCATTTTTTAACCAGGGTGGGATTATTTCGTTCTCTAATGATTCTAGGATAAATTCTGTAGACAAAGGTGGTAGTCTTCACCTTGAGGCAATGAGCATATTTGATGATGGTCCGCTCCTATTGAAAAATATATTGCAGAGTAGTTTTCTTGGGTTGACAGGCCCTGTGAAGTTTGATTCAGACAGGTCTCTTGCTCTTCCAGCATATGATATTATTAACGTGCTTGGTACTGGGTTTCGACGAATTGGTTACTGGTGCAACTATTCTGGTTTATCAACTGTCCCCCCTGAGATGCTCTATTCGAAGCCACCTAATCGTTCAAGTGCAAGCCAGCAATTATACAGCGTTGTCTGGCCAGGCGAGATATTGTCAAAGCCCCGTGGTTGGGTTTTCCCAAACAATGGGAAACAAATAAGAATTGGTGTGCCTATCCGGGTCAGTTACCGAGAATTTGTATCACAAGTTCGGGGGACTGATAACATGTTCAAGGGTTTCTGCATAGATGTATTCACAGCTGCTGTAAACTTGTTGCCATATGCTGTTCCATATCGATTTATCCCTTTTGGAGATGGCAAGAACAACCCAAGCTACACAGAGCTTGTGACTTCCATTGCAACGGGT GTCTTTGATGCTGCTATTGGTGACATTGCCATTGTTACAAATCGTACAAAGAATGTGGATTTTTCACAGCCATATGCTGCATCTGGACTTGTTGTAGTGGCTCCGTTTAAGAAATTGAACTCCAGCGCTTGGGCTTTCTTTCGGCCATTTACTGCGCGTATGTGGGTTGTCACTGCTGCTTCCTTTCTTGTTGTTGGTATAGTTGTGTGGATTTTGGAGCACAGGATAAATGATGAGTTCAGAGGTCCACCTAAAAAGCAATTAATAACCATCTTGTG GTTTAGCATCTCTACTCTGTTCTTTTCCCATA GAGAGAACACTGTGAGCACCCTTGGTCGTGTAGTGCTAATCATATGGCTCTTTGTGGTTTTGATAATCAACTCAAGTTACACTGCTAGTCTGACATCAATACTCACAGTGCAGCACCTATCTTCTCCTATTAAAGGAATTGAATCCTTGAAAAGTAGCGATGAGCCAATTGGTTATCAAGTTGGTTCCTTTGCTGAACATTATTTGAGTGAGGAACTTGGGATACCCAAGAACAGGCTTATGGCTCTTGGGTCTCCTCAAGCATACGCACGGGCGCTCCAGCTTGGTCCTAAAAAGGGAGGTGTTGCTGCTGTGGTTGATGAACGCCCTTATGTTGAACTCTTCCTCTCATCGCAGTGCAAATTTAGGGTTGTAGGACCAGAGTTCACCAAAAGCGGATGGGGATTT GCATTTCCGCGGGACTCTCCATTAGCTGTTGACATGTCAACTGCAATTCTACAACTATCAGAGAATGGTGATCTGCAGCGTATCCATGATAAGTGGCTTATGCAAAGCTCTTGCAGTTTAGATACCACTGAACTTGAGTCAGACCGGCTTCATCTTAAAAGTTTTTGGGGCCTCTTTCTCATATGTGGAATTGCTTGCTCTGTTGCTCTCTTCATATATCTTTTGCAAGTTTTGAACAAGTTACGCCGTGCTGAAGTCACACAACGTGTTTCAACTAGTCCTGGCAACTCCCAATCTGGGCGTCTCAAGAGATTTTTATCTATAATTGATGAGCGGAAAGATCAGTCCAGTAGTGgaagcaaaagaaagaaaatcgtTAGATCATTCTCCGACAATGTTACTGATGGCAAGTTGGAATTAAAACAAACAGAAATGACTGCTAGGAGTGACATTAATTCCAACAACTAA
- the LOC103409407 gene encoding glucan endo-1,3-beta-D-glucosidase-like — protein MATSLSLFLLLLLHPLIFSPFPNAVVSAVGINYGTLGSNLPPPKRVAQLLQATLIDKVKIYDTNPEILQAFSNTGIDLIVAVENSHVPNISTEVAAADQWFATRVLPFIPATSITAIAVGNEYLTTGAAAGNDEKDPNPSDPAALVQAMQNLHSVLIARGLDRKIKVTTPHSMAVLASSFPPSASTFTTNLVPTMTSIAAFLADTNAPFMVNAYPYFAYRDNPDMVNLQYALLGNSTSTSVRDPKGYVYTNMLDAQIDAVRSAIDALGLGHRKVEIMVSESGWPSKGDSGDMAATPDNAKTYNTRLIERAQSNKGTPMKPNDKVEIFVFALFNENKKEGGATERNFGIFNGDGSKVYNVDLSCQFCSNTDGSGSGGGSGFGEKVAGVLRGPSVWCVAKPHSDDKVLQAVLDFCCGAGGVDCREIYEHGDCFEPDKLLAHASYAMNAYYQMHGRNYWNCDFKGTGLVTFSDPTYGTCRYPQQ, from the exons ATGGCCACCTCCCTCTcgctcttcctcctcctcctcctccaccctttgattttcagcCCATTCCCGAACGCCGTTGTTTCAGCTGTAGGCATAAACTACGGCACTCTCGGAAGCAACCTGCCACCTCCAAAGAGAGTGGCTCAGCTCCTCCAAGCCACTCTCATAGACAAGGTCAAAATCTATGACACCAACCCCGAAATCCTCCAGGCCTTTTCCAACACCGGGATCGACCTCATTGTCGCTGTGGAGAACAGCCATGTCCCCAACATCAGCACGGAAGTGGCCGCCGCGGACCAGTGGTTTGCCACTCGCGTCCTGCCATTCATTCCCGCCACTTCCATCACTGCCATTGCCGTAGGAAACGAGTACTTAACAACTGGTGCTGCCGCAGGAAACGATGAGAAAGACCCAAACCCATCGGACCCAGCAGCTCTGGTCCAAGCAATGCAGAACTTGCACTCGGTGCTTATAGCCCGAGGGCTGGACCGTAAGATCAAGGTCACCACCCCGCACAGCATGGCGGTTTTGGCATCCTCATTTCCTCCTTCAGCTTCCACTTTCACTACAAATCTCGTGCCAACTATGACCTCTATAGCCGCCTTCTTGGCTGACACTAACGCCCCTTTCATGGTCAATGCCTACCCTTATTTCGCCTACCGGGACAACCCCGACATGGTCAATCTACAGTACGCATTACTGGGGAACTCAACCTCGACCAGCGTGCGTGACCCCAAGGGCTATGTATACACCAACATGCTGGATGCACAAATTGATGCTGTTCGATCTGCCATTGATGCATTGGGACTTGGCCACCGGAAGGTGGAGATCATGGTGTCGGAATCCGGGTGGCCGTCCAAAGGTGACTCCGGAGATATGGCGGCTACGCCAGATAATGCCAAGACTTATAACACGAGGTTGATTGAGCGTGCCCAGTCTAACAAAGGGACGCCTATGAAGCCTAATGACAAGGTtgaaatatttgtgtttgctttgTTCAACGAGAACAAAAAGGAAGGGGGTGCGACGGAgagaaattttgggattttcaacGGGGACGGATCGAAGGTGTACAATGTGGATTTGAGCTGCCAATTCTGCAGCAACACTGACGGAAGTGGATCCGGAGGAGGCTCTGGATTTGGTGAGAAAGTAGCGGGAGTGTTGAGGGGACCGTCAGTTTGGTGCGTTGCTAAGCCACACTCCGATGATAAGGTGCTTCAAGCTGTGTTGGATTTTTGCTGCGGAGCAGGTGGTGTGGACTGCAGGGAGATTTACGAGCACGGTGATTGTTTCGAGCCTGATAAGCTGCTTGCTCATGCATCGTATGCTATGAATGCTTACTATCAGATGCATGGCAGGAACTACTGGAATTGTGACTTCAAGGGCACTGGCTTGGTTACTTTCAGCGATCCAA CTTACGGGACATGCCGGTATCCTCAACAGTAA
- the LOC103409405 gene encoding uncharacterized protein: protein MAAVSNSLALTGSSLKPSQQYLGSVAPTNFSLNSKHFGKVQLSNSKRTISVQAAYSDGGRSNSSSIFVSGFVLGGLIVGTLGAVYAPQISKALAGADRKDLMRKLPKFIYDEDKALEKTRKVLAEKIAQLNSAIDDVSGQLRPEDDPDEVPVNSEEVEAIA, encoded by the exons ATGGCTGCGGTTTCGAATTCGCTGGCTTTGACAG GATCTTCTCTGAAACCATCACAACAGTATCTTGGGAGTGTGGCCCCGACAAACTTTTCACTCAATTCAAAGCATTTTGGGAAAGTTCAACTTTCCAACTCCAAGAGGACCATCTCAGTTCAGGCTGCATATAG TGATGGTGGCAGGTCAAACAGTTCAAGCATCTTTGTCAGTGGCTTTGTATTGGGAGGACTTATAGTTGGCACACTGGGTGCTGTGTATGCACCTCAG ATCAGTAAAGCACTGGCTGGAGCTGACCGAAAGGATCTGATGAGAAAATTGCCCAAGTTTATATATGATGAAGACAAAGCTCTAGAG AAAACACGAAAAGTACTGGCTGAGAAGATAGCGCAGCTAAACTCTGCAATTGATGATGTTTCTGGTCAGCTCCGACCAGAGGATGACCCAGATGAAGTACCTGTGAACTCGGAAGAAGTTGAAGCTATCGCATGA
- the LOC103436721 gene encoding probable protein phosphatase 2C 27, translating into MTFDLPVSMAAGTEFSPPSSVLEVGCNKDNAAALEGEVSDSLSDLKQMTNRRPPRYSSALRHSVSSVGHLTADDLLDDDSVSTKSPSNQKSRFLPVFRSGSCAERGPKQYMEDEHVCIDNLIDHFGETDDFSSPGAFYGVFDGHGGTDAASFIRKNILKYIVDDSHFPRCLDRAIKSAYLKADCAFADVISLDISSGTTALTSLIWGRTLIVANAGDCRAVLGRRGRAVEMSKDHKPNCKSERLRIENLGGVIYDGYLNGQLSVARALGDWHMKGAKGSACPLSAEPELQETRLTEDDEFLIMGCDGLWDVMSSQCAVTMTRKELMVHNDPERCSRELVREALMRNACDNLTVIVVCFLPDPPPKIEIPQTRVRRSISLEGLNLLKGVLDCNS; encoded by the exons ATGACTTTTGATCTGCCTGTGAGCATGGCGGCCGGCACGGAATTTTCGCCTCCTTCTAGCGTGCTGGAAGTTGGGTGCAATAAGGATAATGCAGCAGCATTGGAAGGTGAGGTTTCTGATAGTTTGAGTGATTTGAAACAAATGACAAATCGAAGGCCTCCGCGGTATTCCTCAGCCTTGCGGCACAGCGTGAGCTCCGTCGGGCATCTGACAGCAGATGATTTG TTGGATGATGACAGTGTATCCACTAAGTCGCCCTCCAATCAAAAGTCAAGGTTTCTCCCTGTGTTCCGTTCAGGAAGTTGTGCTGAAAGAGGACCTAAACAGTACATGGAGGATGAACACGTATGCATAGATAATCTTATTGATCATTTTGGTGAAACTGATGACTTCTCTTCACCTGGAGCTTTCTATGGG GTATTTGATGGTCACGGAGGCACAGATGCAGCATCATTTATCAGAAAAAACATCCTTAAATACATTGTTGATGATTCCCATTTTCCAAGGTGTTTGGACAGGGCCATTAAGAGTGCTTATCtgaaagctgattgtgcatttGCAGATGTGATTTCTCTTGACATCTCCTCTGGCACTACTGCCCTGACTTCCCTGATTTGGGGAAG GACCCTGATAGTTGCTAATGCTGGGGATTGTCGAGCTGTGTTGGGGAGGCGGGGTAGAGCAGTAGAGATGTCAAAAGACCACAAACCAAATTGTAAATCTGAAAGACTAAGAATTGAGAATCTTGGCGGTGTCATATATGACGGTTATCTCAATGGCCAATTATCTGTGGCCCGTGCTCTAGGAGACTGGCACATGAAGGGTGCAAAAGGCTCTGCCTGTCCTCTAAGTGCAGAGCCTGAGTTGCAGGAGACACGCCTGACTGAAGATGATGAGTTTTTGATAATGGGGTGTGATGGCTTGTGGGACGTAATGAGCAGCCAATGCGCCGTCACAATGACAAGGAAAGAATTGATGGTCCACAATGATCCTGAGAGATGCTCAAGAGAACTGGTCAGGGAGGCGCTCATGCGCAACGCATGTGATAATTTAACTGTTATTGTGGTTTGTTTTCTACCGGACCCTCCCCCTAAAATAGAGATACCGCAAACCAGAGTTCGAAGGAGCATATCTTTAGAAGGGCTCAATTTACTGAAGGGTGTACTGGACTGTAACTCATGA